The Methanobacteriaceae archaeon genomic interval GAAATCCAATGTTACACCTTTAATTATATTTTTATATCTAAAATCTACTGAGTAAAATCTACTGAGAAGATAAAGAAATTACTTGAATTTTAGGGGAGAATATAGAATAAGTTAGATTGAGAAGTTATATTTAAGAATTGATTTTTAAAAAATTATTTAAATAAATTAATAATTTTTAAACTTCATTTTTCAAATTTTATAATATGTTTTCCAGTAGTATTTTAAGTCCAATTCCTATCAAAATTAGGCCACCCAGAATCTCTATTTTATTTCCAAATAGATGGCCCACATTTTTCCCAATATAAACTCCTATGAATGAAAGAACAAATGTTACTAGCCCAATGATTATAATCGGCGTGATTATGGAAATGTTTAAAATAGCAAAGGTCACACCAACGGCAAAGGCATCAATACTGGTTGCAATAGAAAGAACCAATAAGTCTTTAAGTGAAAAAAATTTACATTCTTCTTCTGATGAGAAACTCTCATAAATCATTTTGATACCGATTGCAGCTAAAAGTATAAATGCGATCCAGGGAGCAACTGTAGAAATAAGACTTTGAAGTTGCATGCCAGAATACCAGCCCAGTACTGGCATTATTGCCTGAAATCCTCCAAAAAATATGGCAATAATTAGAGCGTACTTAATATTACATTTTAAAGTTAATCCTCTGGTAATGGAAACACTGAAGGCATCCATGGCCAGCCCTACTGCTAATAAGAATATAGAAATTAAATCCATGTTAAAAACTCTTTAAATTAATTATATTATTTTAATTATCTATTTTTTGTATTTTTTATGGGTAATAATAACTATGAAAGCTATTATCAATCCAATTAAAACCAGATCTTCTGAAATACCCATTTTAGGCCCCAAAGAAGAGTATAAACTTCCAAACTGCCAGGCCACAAATCCTAAAACAAAGGCCTTAACCAGAGTCCCTAAAAAAGTTACATAAATATATTTTTTAATATCAAATTTAATGAAACCACAAAACGCACTTATGACTACGCTGGGGAAAATAGGAATAGCCCAGGTCATAAATAGAAATAAAAGCAGTGAATTACTTTTTGAGTATTTTTCCTCGGTTTTTTCTATTTCTTCCCAGGATAATCCTATAAATTTGCCCCATCTATCAACAAATGGCTTACCAATTTTATATACTACACCATAAATAATTAAAGCACCAATAGTGACTCCAAAGGCAACTGGCAGCGCTATGAATAAAAATAGTTTTTCTAATGAAAAAAATGAAACTTGAGAATTCCCCATTATAAAAAAACTGGATCCCATTATAACTGCTGTGGAAGGAATAGGAGCAATAATCTGTTCCAGAATGCTGGCAAAAAAGATTCCTAATGCGCCATAACTTATTATAAAATTTTGTAAAAGCGTTGTTAGTTCTTCAAGCATGAATTAAGCCCCATTGAACAATATTAAATTGGTATTTGATATTGAATCCAAATAAAATGAATTCAAACCCTATTATTTATTAAAAGAACTGATCATTATTTGAGAGTTTCATTACATTATTTACAATTTCAGATATTGATATTGAAATCTCTTAATTATTTTTTTTACTCTTTATCCCAGATTGATTTATATTTTAAATTAAAAAAGAATAAAAAAGAGAGAAGGAAGAAACTCCATTTAGATCTATAAA includes:
- a CDS encoding manganese efflux pump MntP family protein, translating into MDLISIFLLAVGLAMDAFSVSITRGLTLKCNIKYALIIAIFFGGFQAIMPVLGWYSGMQLQSLISTVAPWIAFILLAAIGIKMIYESFSSEEECKFFSLKDLLVLSIATSIDAFAVGVTFAILNISIITPIIIIGLVTFVLSFIGVYIGKNVGHLFGNKIEILGGLILIGIGLKILLENIL
- a CDS encoding VTT domain-containing protein, with amino-acid sequence MLEELTTLLQNFIISYGALGIFFASILEQIIAPIPSTAVIMGSSFFIMGNSQVSFFSLEKLFLFIALPVAFGVTIGALIIYGVVYKIGKPFVDRWGKFIGLSWEEIEKTEEKYSKSNSLLLFLFMTWAIPIFPSVVISAFCGFIKFDIKKYIYVTFLGTLVKAFVLGFVAWQFGSLYSSLGPKMGISEDLVLIGLIIAFIVIITHKKYKK